The window TTGAAACCTTTTATAAAAAAGAGAAATCTGCTAAGTTTTATGCAAACAAATTAAATATTACAGTTAAACATTTAAATAGGATTACCAAATCAACGATTAATAAAACCACAACCCAACTTATTACAGAACGCGTACTATTGGAAGCCAAACGATTATTAGTACATTCTAATAATTCGTTTTCTAGAACAGCAGAAACCTTAGGCTATAATGATTATGCGCATTTTTCTAAATTATTTAAAATGAAAGCAGGTCTGAGTCCTTTAGATTTTAAAAAACGGTATAAAATTGATGACAATTAATGATTTGATTTAAAAGAACAAATACGATAGAGTAGAGTAGTAGTACCTACAAAGGTAGCATTGTCAGAGTGTCTTAAAAGCAATGGAATTAATTTGAATATAAAATCAGAAAAACACCAAGCATAATACCAGCTAAAGGAATCAGTTTTTGTCGTTTATTTTTTTCTTTAAAAACTACCCCGCCAATAACAACAGCAATTATAATTTGACTTCGTTTTATTGCGGACAATAACATAATTAAGGCATCAGGATCTTGTAGTGCTTTAAAATAGAAATAATCTGCTGCTTGTAACAAAATTCCGACTGCAATAATAGACCATCTAAACTTGAAAGCTTGTCTTTTTTTAGCATAAGGAAACCAAGTAATAGTCAAGATGACCAGTAAAATAAGTATGGTATAAAGACAAAACCAAAATTGTAAGGTTTGAGGGTTTAAGTTTAAGGTTTGAATCAGGAACTTATCATATAATCCACTAGAAGCGCCTAAAAAGGTAGCACCAATTATAGCAAATATCCATTTATTACTCTTAAAATTAATACCTTCCTTTTTTCCAATTCTAGAATAAAGTAATACAGAAAAAATAATAAGAAAGAAACCTATCCATTGGTATGGATTAGGACTTTCTTTATAAATAACTATAGCGCCAATAAACGTAAAAAAGGGCCCAGCAGATCGTATTGGTGTAACAATAGTTATAGGTAAATATTTTAAAGCTTGATAGGCTAGTACCCAAGAACTGGCCATTATAATGGATTTTATAAAAATAAAACCATGTATTTTCCAAGCTATTTCTTGAAATTGGTAACCATGTGCTAAGGCATAATCTGGATAAATAAAGGATAACACATAAAAGGTAGCTACAAATATAAAACCACTAGAAACGGTTCCTAAAAGTACAGGAAACACTTCGTTACCTTGTACCGCATGTTTTTTGCACAAATTGTGTAAACCCAAAAAGAGTGCTGCTAATAAACCTAAATACATCCACATGGTGCGAATATAGTTGTTTCGTAAATGTTCTGAAGAGAATAGTTTCGGTTTTTTAAGATTTTAGAGCGATACAAAGACTGACCTTGTTTTTACGAAAACGATGTAAATTTATTTTTAACAGTACTTTTTTAATCGAATATAATTTGTGCCGTTAAAAATTTCAAAAACATTAATAGCTCAGAAAATATCAGAGTCCTATTTAAGTTGATAAAAAACTAAATTATTAGGAGAGTATTAGCTTAAATAATCACAAATTATATAAATAGCACCTATTTCTTTTAATGGATTGTTAAAACGGATATTTTGACCTTACAACGTTGATTTTAAAATATTTAAAATAAAAATATTTTACTAATATGGTATGTTGTTTCTTTGCAAACCTTTTTAGAAAATTCTTACAAAAGATGATTTAAAGAAGATATAATTTAAAAAAATTAAATTTATGAAACGGTATTACAAGATTTTTACATTCACATTAATATTAACATTTTTCGGGCAATTAACTTTTGCACAAAACACACTTAATCCTTGGTCTTTTGAGGTCGGTTTAAGTACTGTTGACCTTTATCCTGTAGGAGAAAATGCACCACAAGGAGATTATTTTGACGAATTTTTTAACCTTAATGATCACTACAACTTAGGGTTTTACGTTGGAGCAACAAGAAGCTTAACAAAAAATTTATCTATAACAGCAAAAGGAACAGTAAACGAAATAACTAAATGGGGAGATTTCGGACAAGCTGATGAAAGTGTACTAGTTGATAACCTTAAATATTATGGTTTAGACGGTATGTTAAATTATTCTTTTGGACAAGGTAAACTAAAGCCATTTGTTGGTATTGGTGGTGGTTACACTTGGATTGAAGAAGGGACGTTTAACACGTTTTCTACTGCCGGAGGTTCTGATAATTTAGTAGGTGCAGGAACAGCTAACGGTACTGTTGGACTAAAGTATAGAATAAGCGATATGTTTGCATTAAAATTACAAACAACTTACAAGCATTCGTTTGAAGATTATTTACCTAAACATTGGGATCATAATTTTGGTATTGTTTACACGCTTGAAAAAGGTGAAGACCATTCAATTACAAGACGTGCTTTTGTACCAAATAGCAAACGTTGGTCTTTTGAAGCAGGTGCTGCTGTTATAGATCTTTATCCTGTTGGAGAAGATGCACCACAAGGAGATTATTTTGACGAATTTTTTAACCTTAACGATCACTATAATTTAGGTGTTTATGCGGCGGTTACAAGAAATTTCACTAATAATTTATCTATTACTGCAAAAGGAACAGCTAGTGAATTAAGCAAATGGGGTGATTTTGGAGCAGCAGATGAAAGTGTTTTAGTTGATAATTTAAAATATTATGGACTTGATGGTATGGTAAACTATAGCTTTGGACAAGGTAGACTTCAGCCATTTATTGCTGTTGGAGGTGGTTACACTTGGATTGAAGAAGGTCCTTTTAACACTTCTACTGTTGATGGTTCTGATAGCTTAATTGGCGCAGGAACAGCAAATGGATCTGTTGGTGTTAAGTATTGGATTAGTGAGGATATAGGTATTAATTTACAAACAACTTACAAACATTC is drawn from Psychroserpens sp. NJDZ02 and contains these coding sequences:
- a CDS encoding EamA family transporter, producing the protein MWMYLGLLAALFLGLHNLCKKHAVQGNEVFPVLLGTVSSGFIFVATFYVLSFIYPDYALAHGYQFQEIAWKIHGFIFIKSIIMASSWVLAYQALKYLPITIVTPIRSAGPFFTFIGAIVIYKESPNPYQWIGFFLIIFSVLLYSRIGKKEGINFKSNKWIFAIIGATFLGASSGLYDKFLIQTLNLNPQTLQFWFCLYTILILLVILTITWFPYAKKRQAFKFRWSIIAVGILLQAADYFYFKALQDPDALIMLLSAIKRSQIIIAVVIGGVVFKEKNKRQKLIPLAGIMLGVFLILYSN
- a CDS encoding OmpA family protein, whose amino-acid sequence is MKRYYKIFTFTLILTFFGQLTFAQNTLNPWSFEVGLSTVDLYPVGENAPQGDYFDEFFNLNDHYNLGFYVGATRSLTKNLSITAKGTVNEITKWGDFGQADESVLVDNLKYYGLDGMLNYSFGQGKLKPFVGIGGGYTWIEEGTFNTFSTAGGSDNLVGAGTANGTVGLKYRISDMFALKLQTTYKHSFEDYLPKHWDHNFGIVYTLEKGEDHSITRRAFVPNSKRWSFEAGAAVIDLYPVGEDAPQGDYFDEFFNLNDHYNLGVYAAVTRNFTNNLSITAKGTASELSKWGDFGAADESVLVDNLKYYGLDGMVNYSFGQGRLQPFIAVGGGYTWIEEGPFNTSTVDGSDSLIGAGTANGSVGVKYWISEDIGINLQTTYKHSFEDYLPKHWNHNLGLVYKLSTEKVAEPVVSNDRDEDGVLNDNDLCPDTFGLAAFGGCPDTDGDGVADKDDLCPKVKGLIEFGGCPDTDGDGFPDNKDNCPEVKGTDNGCPLKIVETPVVPVTGLRKVYFNYNSSKLDQNAKVILDEIAASIGDDANYNISIEGHADSRGSDKYNYNLSVVRAQEIKNYLTSKNIADSDITISGKGESQPISTNDTDAGRALNRRVELTVNITAK